Genomic DNA from Taurinivorans muris:
CCTATGCCATCCGTCCCCCGGAAATTCCTTTTTATTGTACACTTAAAGGTTCCAGAAAATTTTTGCAGCTGCAAAAAAACAGTTTGGATTGTGTTTGCAGCGCCTTGCAAATAAATCTGCAGCATCACCATGCACTTTCAGACGCCGCGGCATGCGCTGAAATTTTCATTCATTTTCATAAACAAGGATTTCCGATAAATTCTTGCCTCTTACAGTGAGTTTTTATGCTTATCGATTTACACACACACACTTGTTACGGACACGGCAGCAATACTGTTTTTGAAATGTTCCAGGCGGGACGAAGAGCGGGCTTGGACGTACACGGTTTCAGCGAACATTCCCCGCGTCCTTCAGGGTACGATTACACCAATGAATACCGTGAACATTTAAACAAGCATTTTCAGGATTATCTTGATGAAGTCGAAAAAATAAAACAAGAACGGAAAGAAAACAAGATATTGCTGGCTTTGGAACTCGACTGGCTGGAAGACGAACCGGATTTCATGCAGGAATGCATGGAAAGGCATTCTTTTGATTATGTCATCGCAGGCATTCATTTTATCAAAAAATGGGGATTTGACGACCAAGCTTCCCATTGGGTAAACTTGTCCAAGCAAGAAAAACACGCCTATTATGCCGCCTATTACAAGACCATGATAAAAATGGCGGAAAGCAAACTGTTTCATATCGTGGCGCACCCCGACCTGATTAAGATTTTCAGCCGGGAAACCTTTGCGGAATGGATAAAAAACAACAAAAGCCTTGCGGAAGACGCGCTTCTTGCCTGTAAAGAAAACAAACTCTGCATGGAAATTTCTTCAGCCGGCTTACGCAAACCTTGCCAGGAAATTTACCCTTGCAGAACACTTATGGAAATAGCAAAAGATATTGATATTCCAATCACGTTCGCCTCCGACGGGCATTGCGTCAACACAATTGCCAAAAATATCGGCATGCTGCATGAGTACGCCAAAGAATACGGCTTTACGGAACAAAATTATTTTGAAAACAACACTCAAATCACAGTAGCGCTCTGATATGCCCAAACTCATTGAAATACAAGATTTAAGTTTTACTTATCACACTGAAAACAAAGAAGAAATCACTGCCCTTGACCATATCGGTTTTACCTTAAACCAAGGGGAACATGTCGCAATTATCGGTGAAAACGGTGCAGGAAAATCCACGTTCCTGCAAATAATGCGCGGAGAAATTTATCCAAGTCCCAAAAACGGCGGAAAAATTTATTGGTATGAAAACGGCAAGGCAAGCGATTCTCCCCTTTCGGCTCGTGAAATATGCGCTATCATTTCCCCCAAGGAGCAAGATTATTATGCCCGGCAGGACTGGAAAGTGAATTGCCTTGAAATTGTCTTGGCAGCCTGCAGCAACGATTATATCCTCTATCGGGAACCTGACACGGAAGAAATACTGCAAGCAGTTGAAATTGCAAAACAATTAGGTGCAGAATATTTACTTTACACGCCTATCAACAAACTTTCCCAAGGGCAGCTCCGCATTATGCTCATAGCAAGAGCGCTTATGAAAAAAAGCCCCGTGATTTTGCTTGATGAACCTCTGAACGGTTTAGACGGGGAAACGCAAAAACTTTTCTGGAACACCTTGGAAAAACTTGCCGCAAGCAAATTGGCGCATAAGCCCACCATTGTCTTGACAACCCACCTTTTTCCATTGCCTCCCTATATCAAGCGCTGTTATGAGATGAAACAAGGCAGACTCACCGCCATTGATAACGACAATCCCAGCGAGCTTATGAAAATCGCCGAACAATATCAGCCTATTCCTTTGCGGCACATTGAGAAGAACCAAGATCAGGCAATGGAAATCATCCTTGAAAACGCAAGCATTTATTTGGAACATGCCGAAATTGTCAAACATGTCAACTGGCATATCAAACCCAAAGAACAATGGACGCTCATCGGGCATAACGGTTCGGGAAAATCCACATTGCTCAACGGTATTTTAGGATTTTTGCCCATCGCCCACGGCGGAACGATTACCCGGAATTGGTATCAAAATATCCAATCTCCCCCGGTTCCCCTGACCATTTTGGATGAAATCAAGAAAAAAATCCGCTTTGTTTCCGATTCCCTGCAAATCCATTATACGTTCAACGATACTGTGTTCAATATCATTTTTGCGGGATTTGACGGAAATATCGGCGTATACCGGGAAAAAACGAGCGAAGAAGAACAAAAAATCCAAGAACTGATCTATCAGCTCAATCTCGGGCATTTAACCAACCGCCCCTTCCGTTCCCTGTCTACCGGACAAGCCCGCAAAGTGCTTCTCGCCCGCGCAATTATCGGCGACCCTGCCCTTTTGCTCCTTGATGAACCTTTTTCCGGGCTCGACCCCAGAAACAAGCAGGAAATCAAAGAATTTTTAGAATACAAAATCGCTGAAACTTCTTTGCAAAGCATATTGGTCAGCCACCTTGAAAGCGATTATTTATCGTGCTCCACACATTTCGGAACACTTTTCAAAGGCGAATTTTCCCTTATAGAATAATTACTCAAAAATATAAATTCATTTGAAGAAAATTATTTTCCTTAGATAATTCTTGATTATCTTATGATAATTCATTATCATGCAGTTGCCTTAGACAATTTTGATTAACTAATAACAAAAGGAAATACTATGTCTTTTCCAAGTCTTACCATCGGCGACCTTGTTGCTAAATTACCCATTGTGCAAGGTGGCATGGGAGTTGGCATTTCTCTTTCCGGGCTTGCTTCCGCTGTTGCAAACCAAGGAGGCATAGGCGTTATCGCAGGTGCTATGATCGGCATGCGTGAACCTGATATTGTCAAAAACCCTGTTGAAGCGAATGTGCGCGCATTAAAAAATGAAATTGAAAAAGCCCGCGCCCTCAGCCCGAACGGAATTTTAGGCGTAAACATCATGGTTGCCCTGACCACTTTCAAAGAAATGGTGAAAGCTTCCATTGAGAGCCGTGCGAATATTATCTTTTCCGGAGCAGGCCTGCCCATGGACCTGCCTAAAATCCTTTTGGCGACCTGTGAAGAAAAAAAAGAAGAATTTAAAACCAAACTCGTCCCCATTATTTCCTCCGCCCGCGCAGCTTCCGTCATCGCCAAGAAATGGGAATCAAAAACCGGACTTCTTCCCGACGCTTTCGTTGTCGAAGGTCCGAAAGCCGGCGGACATTTGGGGTATAAATATGAAGAGATAACGGACCCCAACCACAGCCTCGAACATATTGTTCCCGAAGTCGTTGAAACGGTAAAAGCCTTGGAAGACAAAAAAGGACAGGCAATTCCGGTTATTGCCGGCGGCGGGATTTACTCCGGCGAAGACATTGCGAATATCATGGCGCTTGGCGCTTCCGGCGTACAAATGGGCACACGTTTTGTTGCAACCAACGAATGCGATGCGGATATAAAATTCAAAGAAGCCTTTGTGAACGCAAAAGAGGAAGACATCACCATTATCAACAGTCCCGTGGGTATGCCCGGCAGAGCGTTGTTCAACAGTTTCATCGAGGCTGTCCGTGACGGAAAGAAACGTCCTGTTTCCTGCGCATTCCACTGCGTAAGCACCTGTACGCAGGAGAAGACCCCTTATTGCATCGCTGCCGCCCTTATTGCGGCGATGCGCGGCAATTTGGAAAAAGGCTTTGCATTTTGCGGAACGAATGTGAACAAAATAAAATCCATTGTTTCCGTAAAAGAACTTATGGAATCCCTGCAAGCGGAATACGATAACTTCAAGGCGAAGTTCTAACCGCGCATAAAATACAATAACATTCAGAAAAGCTTGTTAAAAATAACAAGCTTTTTTATTTTATATTTTCTTATCGACAAAATAAAAAATACTCGTTATAATCTATTTAAAATCAGAAAGGCAGCTTTCTGAAATTCACTCCATTACAGGAGGTAAGCTATGAATATAGACTTTACTTTCAAAAACTTCGAGCCCTCCGAACATCTTAAAAAATACGCGCGCCGCCGTTTTGAAAAAATCACCCGCTTTCTGGGAAAATCGCCCGCACTGCAAATGCAGGTAATCTTAAGTGTGGACAAATTCCACCACAAAGCCGAAATTTCCCTTACAGGCGAAGGACTCAACATTAATGCCGCCGAATCATCAAAAGATATGTATGCGACTATTGATATGATCAGCGACAAGATCAGTTCGCAAGTCCGCCGTTCTTCAGAAAAATTGCACAGCCGCCAAAAAAGCCGCGATGTCAATGTCGATATTTACAGCTATGACATTCTTGAAGAAGACGGTATCCAAGTTGTCAACGGCAAAGAAAACTTCGCTCCGAAGCCTTTGCACATGGACGAAGCGATTATGCAGCTCCAGCAAAGCGACAACGAAGTTTTAGTCTTCATCAATGCCGACCTTGAACGCATAAATGTCATTTACCGTAAAAATAACGGAGATTTCGGCATAATCGACCCTATTGTCTGATATTCCGAACAAACTATCTCAGGGAGTGGCAAGACTGCTCCCTTTTTTTATACGGACAATTTTGTATGGACACGCCAGAAGATAAAAACAATAACGAGGTTGAAGTGATTATCATTACCGGACTTTCAGGTTCCGGCATAAGCACAGCCATTCAAGTATTTGAAGATATGAACTTTTTCACCGCAGACGGACTGCCCCCTTCCGTTATTCCGGAATTTATCGCCCTTGCCCATAAACCTGAAATGCAGCATTTCCGAGGTATTGTTTTAGGTCTTGATTTAAAAAGAAAATACCTCAATGACCCATTGGCGGAACTTTTGCCCGTATTTACCAAAATACGCCAGACTGACGATACGAAAGCAACGCTCATTTATCTTGAAGCGGACAAAGACAGCATTCTCAGACGCTATGCCTCGACAAGACGCCCCCACCCCTTGGAACAGGAAGGCTATTCCCTTGAAATGGCTATGGAGGAAGAAAAAAACCGTCTTTCCGGCATACGGACCATGGCCGGTCATATCATCAACACCACGGGCTACTCCATACACGATCTTAGGCGCCATATCCAAAAACACTTTTCCAAAACCATGGAAGACAGCCATTCCATGTGGGTCACCATCATGAGTTTCGGCTATAAATACGGTATTCCCAAAGATGCCGATCTTGTTTTTGACATGCGTTTTTTGCCTAATCCGTTTTTCGAGCCCAAGCTGCGCGAATACACCGGGCTGCAGCAGGAAGTTGCGGATTATATTTTCAAAGATGAACCCGCTCAAAATTTCAGGCGGCAGCTGCTTGAGTTTTTGCAGACCATTCTTCCTTATTACGACAACGAAGGACGCTACCGCCTATGCATAGCCATCGGCTGCACCGGAGGCTGCCACCGTTCTGTCGCCATGGTTGAATACCTTGCCAAAAACCTTATGCAAAGCGGGTACAGAATAATAAAAGAACACAAACAGTTAACAAAAAAATAACATGAACACGATCTATCAAAAACGCCGCGAGGCGGTACGCCCCAAATTAACGGAAGAAAATTTGACAGCCCTGCTTGTGAGCTACCCAACCAACAGATTTTACCTTTCCGGTTTTGAACTGCACGACGGCCAATGCAATGAAAGTTCAGGGCATATTCTTATCCAAAAAAACGGAAACGATATTCTTTTTACGGATTCACGGTTTTATGAAGCAGCCAAAACCCTTTGGGACGAGAAAAATATTTTCATTTATTCAAATCAAATCGAAGATATGCGGAACTATTTAAAAAATATGGTCCATGGAAAAATCGGATTTGAAAGTAAGACAATCAGCCAGTATTTTTATGAAAACCTTGCTCAGGGCTTAGAACTTGAACCTTGTGACGGAATAATCGAAGAACTGAGAATAATCAAAGACGAAGAAGAAATCAAAGCCATAAAAGAATCAATAGCCGTAAACCACAAACTTTTCGAATGGCTGCCAAGCACGTTCCAAGAAAACAAAAGCGAAGCGGAACTCGCTTTGGAGATTGAAACATTTTTCAGAAAACACGGAGCAACGGAAAACAGCTTCGCTCCCATTGTCGCCATAAACAAACACGCCGCCCGCCCCCACCATATCCCGGACCAGGAAACGAAAATCACCGAAAATTGCCATATACTGATAGATGTGGGCGCACGATATAAGAATTATTGTTCCGACCAAACCCGTACCTTTTGGTTCGGCGATACAATGGATTCCCGCTTTCAAACCATGCTTGAACAAGTGCAAGAAGCCCAAATGGAAGCCATAAAAATTCTCGCCCCTGATTTGCCTTGCCAAGACGCACATTTAAAAGCTGTGGAAATTTTTAAAAAATACGGCGTTGAAAAAGCATTCAGCCATTCTCTCGGGCACGGTGTCGGACTTGATGTTCACGAAGACCCGCGCCTTTCCATACGCAGCAAGCGCCTTTTGAAACCTAACATGATAGTGACCGTTGAACCCGGACTTTATTATGGCGACTACGGCGGCATACGCTGGGAATATATGGTACGCATAACCGATGACGGATGCGAAATTCTCTGACAAAACTCCCTGCTTTGCCTAAAGCATTTTCACATCATATTCATAATATTATGTAACATTAAGAGCATGCAGAAAATTAGTATAAAAAGTTTTGTAACGAGGGTAGAGAAAGAAACTTTTTCGCTTT
This window encodes:
- a CDS encoding ATP-binding cassette domain-containing protein, producing the protein MPKLIEIQDLSFTYHTENKEEITALDHIGFTLNQGEHVAIIGENGAGKSTFLQIMRGEIYPSPKNGGKIYWYENGKASDSPLSAREICAIISPKEQDYYARQDWKVNCLEIVLAACSNDYILYREPDTEEILQAVEIAKQLGAEYLLYTPINKLSQGQLRIMLIARALMKKSPVILLDEPLNGLDGETQKLFWNTLEKLAASKLAHKPTIVLTTHLFPLPPYIKRCYEMKQGRLTAIDNDNPSELMKIAEQYQPIPLRHIEKNQDQAMEIILENASIYLEHAEIVKHVNWHIKPKEQWTLIGHNGSGKSTLLNGILGFLPIAHGGTITRNWYQNIQSPPVPLTILDEIKKKIRFVSDSLQIHYTFNDTVFNIIFAGFDGNIGVYREKTSEEEQKIQELIYQLNLGHLTNRPFRSLSTGQARKVLLARAIIGDPALLLLDEPFSGLDPRNKQEIKEFLEYKIAETSLQSILVSHLESDYLSCSTHFGTLFKGEFSLIE
- a CDS encoding NAD(P)H-dependent flavin oxidoreductase; translated protein: MSFPSLTIGDLVAKLPIVQGGMGVGISLSGLASAVANQGGIGVIAGAMIGMREPDIVKNPVEANVRALKNEIEKARALSPNGILGVNIMVALTTFKEMVKASIESRANIIFSGAGLPMDLPKILLATCEEKKEEFKTKLVPIISSARAASVIAKKWESKTGLLPDAFVVEGPKAGGHLGYKYEEITDPNHSLEHIVPEVVETVKALEDKKGQAIPVIAGGGIYSGEDIANIMALGASGVQMGTRFVATNECDADIKFKEAFVNAKEEDITIINSPVGMPGRALFNSFIEAVRDGKKRPVSCAFHCVSTCTQEKTPYCIAAALIAAMRGNLEKGFAFCGTNVNKIKSIVSVKELMESLQAEYDNFKAKF
- the rapZ gene encoding RNase adapter RapZ, giving the protein MDTPEDKNNNEVEVIIITGLSGSGISTAIQVFEDMNFFTADGLPPSVIPEFIALAHKPEMQHFRGIVLGLDLKRKYLNDPLAELLPVFTKIRQTDDTKATLIYLEADKDSILRRYASTRRPHPLEQEGYSLEMAMEEEKNRLSGIRTMAGHIINTTGYSIHDLRRHIQKHFSKTMEDSHSMWVTIMSFGYKYGIPKDADLVFDMRFLPNPFFEPKLREYTGLQQEVADYIFKDEPAQNFRRQLLEFLQTILPYYDNEGRYRLCIAIGCTGGCHRSVAMVEYLAKNLMQSGYRIIKEHKQLTKK
- a CDS encoding M24 family metallopeptidase — protein: MNTIYQKRREAVRPKLTEENLTALLVSYPTNRFYLSGFELHDGQCNESSGHILIQKNGNDILFTDSRFYEAAKTLWDEKNIFIYSNQIEDMRNYLKNMVHGKIGFESKTISQYFYENLAQGLELEPCDGIIEELRIIKDEEEIKAIKESIAVNHKLFEWLPSTFQENKSEAELALEIETFFRKHGATENSFAPIVAINKHAARPHHIPDQETKITENCHILIDVGARYKNYCSDQTRTFWFGDTMDSRFQTMLEQVQEAQMEAIKILAPDLPCQDAHLKAVEIFKKYGVEKAFSHSLGHGVGLDVHEDPRLSIRSKRLLKPNMIVTVEPGLYYGDYGGIRWEYMVRITDDGCEIL
- a CDS encoding histidinol-phosphatase, with the translated sequence MLIDLHTHTCYGHGSNTVFEMFQAGRRAGLDVHGFSEHSPRPSGYDYTNEYREHLNKHFQDYLDEVEKIKQERKENKILLALELDWLEDEPDFMQECMERHSFDYVIAGIHFIKKWGFDDQASHWVNLSKQEKHAYYAAYYKTMIKMAESKLFHIVAHPDLIKIFSRETFAEWIKNNKSLAEDALLACKENKLCMEISSAGLRKPCQEIYPCRTLMEIAKDIDIPITFASDGHCVNTIAKNIGMLHEYAKEYGFTEQNYFENNTQITVAL
- the hpf gene encoding ribosome hibernation-promoting factor, HPF/YfiA family, with protein sequence MNIDFTFKNFEPSEHLKKYARRRFEKITRFLGKSPALQMQVILSVDKFHHKAEISLTGEGLNINAAESSKDMYATIDMISDKISSQVRRSSEKLHSRQKSRDVNVDIYSYDILEEDGIQVVNGKENFAPKPLHMDEAIMQLQQSDNEVLVFINADLERINVIYRKNNGDFGIIDPIV